A stretch of the Pelmatolapia mariae isolate MD_Pm_ZW linkage group LG23, Pm_UMD_F_2, whole genome shotgun sequence genome encodes the following:
- the rp2 gene encoding protein XRP2, protein MGCFFSKKSKRKSPEKEERAPTTTSAETASTGNAVPLGNNSEEAPKQYSWDKREKVDPKDYMLTGLKDVTVGRLPGKLNGQQFVIQECENCNIYVFDHSATITIDDCVNCRIVLGPVKGSVFFRDCKDIKCVVACQQFRTRDCKKMEVFLCCATQPIIESSTGMKFGCFQYYYPELAFHFKDAGLSIFNNNWSNIHDFTPVSGETNWSLMPEDSPVLDFVPAPDPESDFKSVRVSADPARSIVPLTKGGRCKDSEESCLFVFFAGEYTTANARKLIDEANAKGFVLIQTKEVSMRPEDVKRVFQRDADDLTEWITKGPVIALEMNGDGVVEACRNIASEVFSGTKLFVSDNKNTSSQDVDNFFNFADMQMGL, encoded by the exons ATGGGCTGCTTCTTCTCCAAGAAATCCAAGAGAAAGTCGCCGGAAAAAGAGGAACGGGCGCCGACCACAACCTCCGCCGAAACTGCGTCGACGGGCAACGCGGTTCCCCTTGGCAACAACAGCGAGGAGGCTCCGAAGCAGTACAGCTGGGACAAGCGAGAGAAG GTGGACCCGAAGGACTACATGCTGACCGGCCTCAAAGACGTGACAGTGGGCCGTCTGCCCGGCAAACTGAATGGTCAGCAGTTCGTCATCCAGGAGTGCGAGAACTGCAACATCTATGTGTTCGATCACTCGGCGACCATAACCATCGACGACTGCGTGAACTGCCGCATCGTTCTGGGGCCCGTCAAAGGCAGCGTGTTTTTCAGGGACTGCAAAGACATCAAGTGTGTGGTGGCATGTCAGCAGTTCCGCACACGAGACTGTAAAAAGATGGAGGTGTTCCTGTGCTGTGCCACCCAGCCCATCATCGAGTCGTCCACGGGGATGAAGTTCGGCTGCTTCCAGTACTACTACCCCGAGCTCGCTTTCCACTTCAAGGACGCAGGGCTGAGCATCTTCAACAACAACTGGAGCAACATCCACGACTTCACACCCGTGTCCGGGGAGACCAACTGGAGCCTGATGCCAGAGGATTCACCCGTTCTGGATTTCGTTCCGGCACCAGACCCTGAGTCCGATTTCAAGTCAGTGCGAGTCTCCGCCGACCCCGCGCGAAGCATCGTGCCACTGACAAAAGGTGGGAGGTGCAAGGACAGCGAGGAGTCCTGCCTCTTTGTCTTTTTCGCTGGAGAGTACACTACTGCAAATGCCCGCAAGCTCATTGACGAA GCGAACGCTAAAGGCTTTGTGCTGATCCAGACGAAAGAAGTGTCGATGCGGCCGGAAGACGTGAAGCGAGTGTTTCAGAGGGACGCGGATGACCTCACGGAGTGGATCACCAAAG GCCCCGTCATTGCCCTTGAGATGAACGGGGACGGAGTTGTTGAAGCATGCAGGAACATTGCCAGTGAGGTGTTCAGCGGGACGAAG CTTTTTGTCTCCGACAACAAAAACACGTCGTCTCAAGACGTCGACAACTTCTTCAATTTCGCCGACATGCAGATGGGCTTGTAG
- the jade3 gene encoding protein Jade-3, giving the protein MKRLRSSSSSDTSDNESPSTSFCSSNKYGSKPGTPASNPKKPAEVFRKDLISAMKLPDSHHVSPEDYYLLADTWKQEWEKGVQVPASPDTIPEPSVRVIAEKQKETLYAHQKKYIQCWSQESMEPGFVSIKELAEAMCRYDLDDMDLYWLHALNHELERMGEEPVDELMMERAMEALERQCHDNMKHAIETVEGLGIEYDEDVICDVCRSPDSEEGNDMVFCDKCNICVHQACYGIVKVPIGNWLCRTCVLGIDPQCLLCPQKGGAMKATRAGTRWAHVSCALWIPEVSIACPERMEPITKVSHIPPSRWSLICSLCKLKTGACIQCSVKNCTTPFHVTCAFQHSLEMKTILDEGDEVKFKSYCLKHSQPKAGEAGLSPARSKAPGEVGKGGQRAQRLQELEEEFYTLIEPEQLARDLGLSPHLVDFIYQYWKLKRKSSFNRALLPPKEEEEQLVLQPQEDSIHTRMRMFMHLRQDLERVRNLCYMVSRREKLKLLQSKAQEQMFNLHVKLMNQEMSAGLPASFPMESVLSWPPPRITLKLKMPKAPGVGNGPLCPDNSGNVGEHGGEGVGQGKPQLHGRSIRDERSTGRTSSTSGAPQHVKPSGKPLTLHSALHGQPSNSNGRLERDRARLAKSNGVLEKGAAQRDGSCQTPTDRNTANDKSGFRKSAMEHFGRSFKQATINLVRTTEDLRADKLSRKSGAKERLWAKPAPEHRVRSARTYQDSDGYCPDAELSDSEPEAKGQCRRPLGLPDVPRKGKQAPGSRHAMQR; this is encoded by the exons ATGAAACGCCTCCGGTCCTCCAGCAGCAGTGACACTTCTGACAATGAGA GTCCATCAACCTCTTTCTGCTCCTCCAACAAATATGGGAGCAAACCTGGAACGCCCGCATCCAACCCGAAGAAGCCGGCTGAG GTGTTCAGGAAAGACCTGATCAGTGCAATGAAGCTGCCTGACTCCCATCACGTCTCCCCAGAGGACTACTACCTGCTGGCAGACACCTGGAAGCAGGAGTGGGAGAAAGGAGTGCAGGTACCAGCGAGCCCAGACACCATCCCAGAGCCGTCCGTCAG AGTAATCGCGGAGAAGCAGAAGGAAACGCTGTACGCCCACCAGAAGAAGTACATCCAGTGCTGGAGCCAGGAGTCCATGGAGCCGGGATTCGTGAGCATCAAAGAGCTGGCGGAGGCCATGTGCCGCTACGACCTGGATGACATGGACCTCTACTGGCTGCACGCGCTCAACCACGAGCTTGAACGCATGG GTGAAGAGCCAGTGGACGAGCTAATGATGGAGCGAGCGATGGAGGCGCTGGAGAGGCAGTGCCACGACAACATGAAGCACGCCATCGAGACAGTGGAGGGCCTGGGGATTGAATACGACGAAGACGTCATCTGTGATGTGTGCCGCTCTCCGGACAGCGAGGAGGGCAATGACATGGTGTTCTGTGACAAGTGCAACATCTGTGTGCACCAG GCGTGCTACGGCATTGTTAAGGTGCCCATTGGTAACTGGCTGTGCCGGACATGCGTCCTCGGCATTGACCCGCAGTGCCTCCTGTGTCCCCAGAAGGGTGGGGCCATGAAGGCAACACGAGCCGGCACAAGGTGGGCTCATGTGAGCTGCGCTCTGTGGATCCCTGAG GTGAGCATCGCCTGTCCAGAGAGGATGGAGCCCATCACCAAAGTCTCCCACATCCCCCCCAGCCGCTGGTCTCTGATCTGCAGTCTGTGCAAGCTGAAGACAGGTGCGTGCATCCAG TGTTCAGTAAAGAACTGCACCACCCCCTTCCACGTGACCTGTGCGTTCCAGCACAGTCTGGAGATGAAGACGATCCTGGATGAAGGGGATGAAGTCAAGTTCAAGTCATACTGCCTAAAGCACAGCCAGCCCAAAGCGGGAGAGGCCGGCTTGAGCCCGGCTCGATCCAAAGCCCCTGGAGAGGTGGGGAAGGGGGGCCAGCGAGCTCAGCGGCtgcaggagctggaggaggagttCTACACCCTGATCGAGCCCGAGCAGCTGGCCCGGGACCTTGGGCTGTCTCCGCACCTCGTGGACTTTATCTACCAGTACTGGAAGCTGAAAAGGAAGAGCAGCTTCAACAGGGCTCTGCTGCCCCctaaagaggaggaggagcagctggTGCTCCAGCCGCAGGAGGACAGCATCCACACCCGGATGCGCATGTTCATGCACCTGAGGCAGGACCTGGAAAGG GTGAGGAACCTGTGTTACATGGTGAGTCGACGGGAGAAGCTGAAGCTACTGCAGAGCAAAGCTCAGGAGCAAATGTTCAATTTGCATGTGAAGCTCATGAACCAGGAGATGTCTGCAG GTCTTCCTGCTTCGTTCCCCATGGAGAGTGTGCTGTCCTGGCCTCCTCCAAGAATCACTCTGAAGCTGAAGATGCCCAAAGCTCCGGGTGTTGGGAACGGACCGCTGTGCCCAGATAACAGCGGGAACGTGGGTGAGCACGGCGGTGAGGGGGTGGGCCAGGGGAAGCCTCAGCTGCACGGCCGCAGCATCAGAGACGAGCGCTCCACCGGCCGAACGTCTTCCACCAGCGGTGCACCGCAGCACGTTAAACCGAGCGGGAAACCTCTGACGCTGCACAGCGCGCTCCACGGGCAGCCTTCCAACAGCAATGGCAGACTGGAGCGAGACCGAGCACGCCTGGCCAAATCTAATGGCGTGCTGGAGAAAGGCGCTGCTCAGAGGGACGGCTCATGCCAGACGCCTACTGACCGCAACACTGCAAACGACAAGAGCGGCTTTCGCAAGTCCGCCATGGAGCACTTTGGCCGCTCCTTCAAACAGGCCACAATCAACCTGGTCCGGACCACCGAGGACCTGCGGGCCGACAAACTGTCCCGGAAAAGCGGTGCCAAGGAGCGGCTGTGGGCCAAACCAGCACCGGAGCACCGCGTGAGGAGCGCGCGAACGTATCAGGACAGCGACGGGTACTGCCCCGACGCTGAGCTCAGCGACTCTGAGCCAGAGGCCAAAGGTCAGTGCAGGCGGCCACTCGGGCTGCCGGACGTTCCGAGGAAAGGGAAACAGGCACCGGGCTCCAGGCACGCCATGCAGAGGTGA